From a region of the Lactuca sativa cultivar Salinas chromosome 4, Lsat_Salinas_v11, whole genome shotgun sequence genome:
- the LOC111889056 gene encoding uncharacterized protein LOC111889056, whose translation MLDLGASINVLPYSLFKTIGVGPLKRTGFIIQLADRSLVHSKGVLEDVLVQVNALIFPVDFYFLDMGDDDPPKSSSILLGRPFLKIARTKIDIYDGTLSMEFDGEVINFNIYDAMHYPDDVLALNFIDVIEPLSAKYFEIANCESLALVLHRNLSINAAQVISKNYVVDREVQEMATHMDQQRKLRYGNQTLKLPISNSKLFPSVVQAPILELKTLPEHLKYAYLGENETLPVIISNKLSEKEELELIKILKEYKSAIG comes from the coding sequence ATGTTAGACTTAGGAGCTTCTATAAATGTTTTACCATATTCACTTTTTAAAACTATCGGGGTAGGGCCTTTAAAAAGAACAGGATTCATCATTCAGTTAGCTGATCGTTCTCTGGTACACTCAAAAGGTGTACTGGAAGACGTTTTGGTTCAAGTGAATGCACTCATATTCCCAGTTGATTTCTATTTTTTGGATATGGGAGATGACGACCCACCAAAATCAAGTTCCATTCTTTTGGGGAGACCATTTTTAAAAATTGCCAGAACCAAAATAGATATTTATGATGGTACCCTTTCAATGGAATTTGATGGTGAAGTTATCAACTTCAATATTTATGATGCCATGCATTACCCAGATGATGTTTTAGCCCTTAATTTCATTGATGTAATTGAACCATTATCTGCAAAATACTTTGAGATTGCTAACTGTGAGTCACTAGCATTAGTGCTCCATAGAAATTTGTCTATTAATGCAGCACAGGTTATATCAAAAAATTATGTGGTTGATAGAGAAGTTCAAGAGATGGCAACTCATATGGACCAGCAGAGAAAGTTGAGGTATGGTAACCAAACTCTTAAATTACCAATTTCTAACTCCAAGCTTTTTCCTTCTGTAGTGCAAGCCCCTATCTTGGAGCTAAAGACACTTCCAGAACACCTGAAATATGCGTATCTTGGGGAAAATGAAACATTACCAGTTATCATATCCAACAAGCTGTCAGAAAAAGAAGAGTTAGAGCTGATCAAAATTTTAAAGGAGTATAAAAGCGCAATTGGGTAG